One genomic region from Fusobacterium sp. DD2 encodes:
- a CDS encoding glycosyltransferase, whose product MKVVFNTDSLIMGGSEKLAMQYVKYLAKEFDVLLLINEDNGDEGNILLKEIPENVDYSFVVDKSIIAKINKYRKLKNKNFLYKIPYNYFMKQRRKNYRKNIKKILETLDYDVFIDFACKLPCDLANKKTITWLHTNMENMRKKHYYEKKFKKSQKVVVITENMKKQFKEAFPDIPNVEMLYNPFDIEEIRREAINSENMSSQDLEYIKDKYILSCSRLDKNKDIESLILAFKGIKNKIDEKLYIIGDGPERHNLENLVKELRLEDRIVFLGTKVNPYIWMKNSDLFVHSSKEEGFGMVLVEALINECVVVATDCPVGPREILDNGKYGILTPVGDVEKMSSSILRGLNDKELRKQLKELSHERITKFSDSEIFKQLRKLILIKE is encoded by the coding sequence ATGAAAGTAGTGTTTAATACAGATTCTCTGATTATGGGAGGATCTGAAAAATTAGCTATGCAGTATGTAAAATATTTGGCCAAGGAGTTTGATGTTCTTTTGCTTATAAATGAAGATAATGGAGATGAAGGGAATATTCTTTTAAAAGAAATTCCTGAAAATGTCGATTATTCTTTTGTTGTGGATAAATCCATTATTGCGAAGATAAATAAGTATAGAAAATTGAAAAATAAAAATTTTTTGTATAAAATTCCATACAATTATTTTATGAAACAGCGTAGAAAAAATTATAGAAAGAATATAAAAAAGATATTAGAAACACTTGATTATGATGTATTTATTGATTTTGCCTGTAAACTTCCATGTGATCTTGCAAATAAGAAAACTATTACATGGCTACATACAAATATGGAAAATATGCGGAAAAAACATTATTATGAGAAAAAATTTAAAAAATCTCAAAAGGTTGTAGTTATAACTGAAAATATGAAAAAACAATTTAAAGAGGCATTCCCAGATATTCCAAATGTAGAGATGCTTTATAATCCATTTGATATTGAAGAAATAAGAAGAGAAGCAATAAATAGTGAAAATATGAGTTCTCAGGATTTGGAATACATAAAGGATAAATATATTTTATCTTGTTCACGCCTTGATAAAAACAAGGATATTGAGAGCTTGATATTAGCTTTTAAAGGTATTAAAAATAAAATAGATGAAAAATTATATATTATTGGTGATGGACCAGAAAGACATAATCTGGAAAACTTAGTAAAGGAGTTAAGGTTAGAAGATAGAATTGTTTTTCTGGGAACCAAAGTAAATCCTTATATTTGGATGAAAAATTCTGATTTATTTGTACATAGTTCAAAAGAAGAGGGATTTGGAATGGTTTTAGTTGAGGCTCTTATAAATGAATGTGTAGTTGTAGCTACAGATTGTCCAGTTGGTCCAAGAGAGATTTTAGATAATGGAAAATATGGAATTTTGACACCAGTTGGGGATGTTGAAAAAATGAGTAGTTCTATTTTAAGAGGTCTTAATGATAAAGAATTAAGAAAACAACTTAAAGAGCTGAGTCATGAAAGAATTACAAAGTTTTCAGATAGTGAAATTTTTAAACAGTTAAGAAAGTTAATACTGATAAAGGAGTAA
- a CDS encoding glycosyltransferase, protein MINLVFYVDVLVVGGIEKVLIELLKNIDSTKFKVTLLIGYKMDELEKLKGDIPENINVEYVFHESFYTSLKKKKIMGRLNKLEKVLFESYSWLRKLVLKNRIKKMIKDKDILIDYDMTLSPFINELNIKKAAFCHFSLKNYNRGIKRRQIRLGKRLALYNKVFVISGEMEKEAIEMFPFLSDKVVKLYNSFNIDKIKEKAATPVEVKHKYILAIGRLEETQKDFATLIKGYAQVANLIDEKLYIIGDGRHKEILQNLAKELGIEDKVVFLGFISNPYPYIKRASLFIHSSKFEGLPTVLIEALILEKIIIATDCPTGPKEILNNGKNGILVNVGAPDEISLGIKKVLLDREDTSEYIKNMRIWVDEFDSKKVLKKFENIITNDL, encoded by the coding sequence ATGATTAATTTAGTTTTTTATGTAGACGTATTAGTAGTTGGTGGAATTGAGAAGGTTCTTATTGAATTACTGAAAAATATTGATTCAACAAAGTTTAAGGTTACTCTCTTAATTGGTTACAAGATGGATGAACTTGAAAAATTAAAAGGGGATATTCCTGAGAATATAAATGTAGAGTATGTTTTTCATGAAAGTTTTTATACATCATTAAAGAAAAAAAAGATAATGGGTAGGTTAAATAAACTTGAAAAAGTGCTGTTTGAAAGTTATTCCTGGTTGCGAAAATTAGTTTTAAAGAATAGAATAAAAAAAATGATAAAAGATAAAGATATACTAATTGATTATGATATGACTTTATCACCTTTTATTAATGAATTAAATATAAAAAAGGCTGCTTTTTGCCATTTCAGTTTAAAAAATTATAATAGGGGGATAAAAAGAAGACAAATAAGATTAGGAAAAAGATTGGCTCTATATAACAAAGTTTTTGTTATCTCTGGTGAGATGGAAAAAGAAGCTATTGAGATGTTTCCATTTCTTTCAGATAAAGTAGTAAAACTTTATAATTCATTTAATATAGATAAAATTAAAGAAAAAGCAGCAACTCCTGTTGAGGTAAAACATAAGTATATTCTTGCTATAGGTAGACTTGAAGAGACACAAAAAGATTTTGCAACTCTGATAAAAGGATATGCACAAGTGGCAAATCTTATAGATGAAAAGCTATATATAATTGGAGATGGAAGACATAAGGAAATTCTTCAAAATCTAGCTAAAGAGTTAGGAATAGAAGATAAAGTTGTATTTTTAGGATTTATATCCAATCCTTATCCCTATATAAAGAGAGCATCTTTATTTATTCATTCATCTAAATTTGAGGGGTTACCAACAGTCTTGATTGAAGCTTTAATTCTTGAAAAAATAATAATAGCAACTGATTGTCCAACTGGTCCAAAGGAAATTCTAAATAATGGTAAAAATGGAATACTTGTAAATGTTGGCGCACCAGATGAAATATCTTTAGGGATAAAAAAAGTGCTTCTTGACAGAGAAGATACATCTGAATATATTAAAAATATGAGAATTTGGGTAGATGAATTCGATTCTAAAAAAGTGTTAAAAAAATTTGAAAATATTATAACAAATGATTTATAA
- a CDS encoding polysaccharide deacetylase family protein, translating to MRKKEIPVLMYHQFKDKKDDTVKIKSFVTAKEFERQLKILKFLGYETITFRDLEKIGLENRDRRKYIILTVDDGYKDNYEIMFPLLKKYNMKAVIFLVSDLKYNKWDVEKYGEEKLHLMDENEVREMISSGLIEFGGHTCNHCDFFDVGIEEAKKEIFDNKTALENKYNIKLTTFAYPYGHLNEDVKSLVKEAGYKFAVSTNTGSGNIDDDRYEIRRSGIDRTSLFDFLRKISYRYSIYKGQKWLKKTK from the coding sequence ATGAGAAAAAAAGAGATTCCTGTTCTTATGTATCATCAATTTAAAGATAAAAAAGATGATACAGTGAAGATAAAATCATTTGTAACAGCTAAAGAGTTTGAAAGGCAGTTAAAGATTTTAAAATTTCTTGGGTATGAAACTATAACATTTAGAGATCTTGAAAAAATAGGTTTAGAAAACAGAGATAGAAGAAAATATATAATTCTTACTGTAGATGATGGATATAAAGATAATTATGAAATTATGTTTCCTCTTTTAAAAAAATATAATATGAAAGCAGTAATTTTTCTCGTTTCAGATTTAAAGTATAACAAGTGGGATGTAGAAAAATACGGGGAAGAAAAATTACACCTTATGGATGAAAATGAAGTAAGAGAGATGATCTCAAGTGGATTGATTGAATTTGGTGGTCACACTTGTAATCATTGTGATTTTTTTGATGTTGGAATAGAGGAAGCTAAGAAAGAGATTTTTGACAATAAAACAGCTCTTGAAAATAAATATAATATAAAACTTACAACTTTTGCTTATCCTTATGGACATCTTAATGAAGATGTGAAAAGCTTGGTAAAAGAAGCAGGGTATAAGTTTGCAGTGTCTACAAATACAGGAAGCGGAAATATTGATGATGATAGATATGAGATTAGAAGAAGCGGTATAGATAGAACATCACTTTTTGATTTTTTGAGAAAGATATCTTATAGATATTCTATTTATAAGGGTCAAAAATGGTTAAAGAAAACTAAATAA
- a CDS encoding lipopolysaccharide core heptose(II) kinase RfaY yields MKLLKKVSNDFSLFSIDERGFNLLDKILNKEFVVHKEYKNDKRTYVAKVEMDGNNYLLKVFYPRTVLKKMMTFVKKGESLKTLENITFFREKGVKELVPCIGSMEKREKGVITEEVLLMEFCEGRRPKTVDDFQKIINVLGKIFDLGRYHGDCNPGNFLIDGNGEVRVIDTKLKKMYFGNYRRHFDFLVLKKYLPKKIEYPYNKNIFYLFAVLVRKIRDKKNDYHEKKGEKNDSTGK; encoded by the coding sequence ATGAAACTGTTAAAAAAAGTAAGTAATGATTTTTCTTTATTTTCAATAGATGAGAGAGGTTTTAATCTTTTAGATAAAATTTTAAATAAAGAATTTGTAGTTCATAAAGAGTATAAAAATGATAAAAGAACCTATGTTGCAAAAGTTGAAATGGATGGAAATAATTATCTATTAAAGGTTTTTTATCCAAGGACAGTGTTAAAAAAAATGATGACTTTTGTAAAAAAAGGTGAGAGCTTAAAAACTCTTGAAAATATAACATTTTTTAGAGAAAAAGGGGTAAAAGAACTTGTTCCATGTATTGGAAGTATGGAAAAAAGAGAAAAAGGAGTCATAACTGAAGAGGTACTTCTTATGGAATTTTGTGAAGGGAGAAGACCTAAAACAGTAGATGATTTTCAAAAGATTATAAATGTACTGGGTAAAATATTTGATTTAGGAAGATATCATGGAGACTGTAACCCTGGGAATTTTCTAATTGATGGAAATGGAGAGGTTCGTGTAATAGATACTAAGTTAAAAAAAATGTATTTTGGAAATTATAGAAGACATTTTGATTTTCTTGTGCTAAAAAAATACTTACCTAAAAAGATAGAGTATCCTTATAATAAAAATATCTTTTATCTTTTTGCTGTATTGGTTAGAAAGATAAGAGATAAAAAAAATGATTACCATGAAAAAAAAGGAGAAAAAAATGACAGTACTGGAAAATAA
- a CDS encoding DUF6625 family protein has product MKKCLIVPYFGNFTNYFQLTLNSCGKNSDFDWLIFTDNKKDYNYPKNVKLYRMEFSQFKELVQNKFDFKISLEKPYKLCDFKPAFGYILSDYLKEYDWWGYCDLDVIFGKLSNFITEEMLEKYKKIFVFGHFTLMKNEKKVNELFKASLNGIELHKEVFQTDKSCFFDETWGGNRTINNIFKSQRLPIFTTNYSADIYPNKVEFISIKSDVSGNKIRREKWIRSFFIYDNGHIMRYFIQGKELVKKEYMYIHLQKRKMKLDSLKNIDRYKIIPNLFTNIECDNINRESFKKIAYRNINLDYILLKIKHHYISKRLRVLKKSINKKLNKLIQK; this is encoded by the coding sequence ATGAAAAAATGCCTAATTGTGCCATATTTTGGTAATTTTACTAATTATTTTCAATTGACATTAAATTCTTGTGGGAAAAATTCTGATTTTGATTGGCTTATTTTTACAGATAATAAAAAAGATTACAATTATCCTAAAAATGTAAAGCTATATAGAATGGAGTTTTCTCAATTTAAAGAACTGGTTCAAAATAAATTTGATTTTAAAATATCTTTGGAAAAGCCATATAAGTTATGTGACTTTAAGCCTGCATTTGGCTACATATTAAGTGATTATTTGAAAGAATATGACTGGTGGGGTTATTGTGATTTAGATGTTATTTTTGGAAAACTGTCAAATTTTATAACTGAAGAGATGCTTGAAAAATATAAGAAAATATTTGTATTTGGTCATTTTACTTTAATGAAGAATGAGAAAAAAGTAAATGAATTATTTAAAGCAAGTTTAAATGGAATAGAGCTGCATAAAGAAGTGTTTCAGACAGATAAAAGTTGTTTTTTTGATGAGACATGGGGAGGCAATAGAACAATAAATAATATTTTCAAAAGTCAGAGGCTTCCTATCTTTACAACTAATTATAGTGCTGACATTTATCCAAATAAAGTTGAATTTATTTCTATTAAATCAGATGTAAGTGGAAATAAGATTAGAAGAGAAAAGTGGATAAGGAGTTTCTTTATATATGATAATGGTCATATAATGAGATATTTTATTCAGGGAAAAGAGTTGGTAAAAAAAGAATATATGTATATTCATCTTCAAAAAAGGAAAATGAAATTAGATTCTTTAAAGAATATTGATAGATATAAAATAATTCCAAATTTATTTACTAATATTGAGTGTGATAATATTAATCGAGAATCTTTTAAGAAAATTGCTTATAGAAATATAAATTTAGATTATATTTTGTTGAAAATAAAGCATCATTATATTTCTAAAAGATTACGAGTTTTAAAAAAATCAATAAATAAAAAACTAAATAAATTGATACAGAAATAG
- a CDS encoding O-antigen ligase family protein, protein MTVLENKKLAYRIGEIGVYLYTLSLMVSKVGINISLGLMLLGLIGIVIKKEKLTFIKEEKIIFLFLILLPIFSLLSPGGVKSFSIAFQKNYRYLGIFLIPIFLTNKEILKKTVGLVSISFIICFVNAMKVYKDLGWNMASRFASFSENTLNEAHMLAMLSMFFFVIFIYSLKNCQIKIRIYNFIIFILSMVALVLSQGRGAWIATVGSFIFILILLIRENKKAVFVFLAVFLLLGGITQTDTFKNNQYVQRIKSIKDIDNDSPKIRLLMWEGAANIFKKNPVFGVGRDNSGKYYLDYFEKTGSYSKVHDGASLKRIAIAGNAHSMYFTSLCEEGLLAFVFVAMLAYIFYEEVALYRKSKDNLFIHYVIIAVTGMLVAFCIGGLTEDSWREIWKSNTLCWGIGLYIAIKKNYLNLKK, encoded by the coding sequence ATGACAGTACTGGAAAATAAGAAACTTGCATATAGAATAGGTGAAATTGGAGTATACCTTTATACTCTTAGTTTAATGGTATCTAAAGTTGGAATTAATATAAGTTTAGGACTAATGTTATTGGGATTAATAGGAATAGTTATTAAAAAAGAAAAATTAACTTTTATTAAAGAAGAAAAGATAATATTCTTATTTTTGATTCTTTTACCAATATTCAGTTTACTCTCTCCTGGAGGAGTTAAATCTTTTTCAATAGCATTTCAAAAAAATTATAGATATTTAGGTATATTTTTAATTCCAATATTTTTAACAAATAAAGAGATATTGAAAAAAACTGTTGGTCTTGTATCAATTTCATTTATCATATGTTTTGTTAATGCTATGAAAGTATATAAAGATTTAGGATGGAATATGGCATCAAGATTTGCCAGCTTTAGTGAAAATACATTAAATGAAGCACATATGTTAGCTATGCTGTCTATGTTTTTCTTCGTAATATTTATTTATTCTCTTAAAAATTGTCAGATAAAAATTAGAATATATAATTTTATAATTTTTATTTTATCAATGGTAGCACTTGTATTATCACAAGGAAGAGGAGCTTGGATAGCAACAGTAGGAAGCTTTATTTTTATATTAATACTATTGATTAGAGAAAATAAAAAAGCTGTATTTGTATTTTTGGCAGTTTTTCTTTTGCTAGGAGGAATTACTCAAACTGATACTTTTAAAAACAATCAGTATGTGCAAAGAATAAAAAGTATAAAAGATATAGATAATGACTCGCCTAAAATTAGACTTCTTATGTGGGAAGGAGCAGCTAATATATTTAAGAAAAATCCTGTATTTGGAGTAGGAAGGGATAATTCAGGTAAATATTATTTAGATTATTTTGAAAAAACTGGAAGTTATTCAAAAGTTCATGATGGAGCTTCTCTTAAAAGAATTGCAATAGCTGGAAATGCTCATAGCATGTATTTTACATCTTTATGTGAAGAAGGATTATTAGCGTTTGTATTTGTTGCTATGTTAGCTTATATTTTTTATGAAGAGGTTGCACTTTATAGAAAAAGTAAGGATAATCTGTTTATTCATTATGTGATTATTGCTGTTACAGGGATGTTAGTAGCTTTTTGTATTGGAGGACTTACTGAAGATTCATGGAGAGAAATATGGAAATCTAATACTCTGTGTTGGGGTATAGGACTATATATTGCGATTAAAAAGAACTATTTAAATTTGAAAAAATAG